The window TAGGACTTGTGGCCCGGTTTGTTGCAAGTGAAGCAAACAAATGGCGTCGAGCCACTGTTGGTCCTCTGTGCCGGCTGCTGGCGGTGGTAGTTGCCTCCTCCCTGGTTCTGTCCTCCGTGGGTCCTGTTGCCGGAGTAGTGGTTGCCTCCCCCACCACAGTTCCTACTCGGCTGACTGGAGCCGGGGCGGAAACCGCTCCTCGGTGGCAGAGGTGGCGCGTTCCTTGCCTTCTGGAAGGGCCGGTCTCGTACCTGGTGGTCGGTCTGGAGCTTCTTGTTGCGCTGACGGTCTTCCCATCCCAGTCTCTCCCTCTCCACAGCAATGGCACGGTTGACCAAGCTGTGGAGGGATGGGTACTCGCATCCCGTCACGATCTGACGGATGCCGTGGTGTAGTCCTCGGAGAAACCAgaactgcttcttctcctcggtgttGGTGTCATCTGCGGCAtacctcatcatcttggtgaagtggCGCTCGTACTCCTCCACCTTCATTGTACCCTGAGTCATGGTACGGAACTCCTGGGCCTTCTGAATCATCacttgccggggcacgtgctgctcacgGAACGCCCTGGCAAACTCCTCCCACGAGATGTGTGCTGGGTCATGGTGGGAGTCACAGTAGCTATCCCACCATGACTTGGCGGTACCCTCAAGCTGGGTCTCGGTCTGTCGCATCAGGTTCGCCTCCATGTAGCACACCTTGCTGCGGTGGGCCTCTACCCGGGCTGCGGTGTAGATCTGGTTCCACACCTGAATCTCGTGCTGCAAAACGTGAATGTGCCTCACACTGTCGTAGAACCCCTGGTGGAGCTGCTCGCTCTCCGAGGAGAGGTTCACAGCTAGGTGGTCCAAATCGTTGAGGTAAGAACCGGTGGTGTGGACCATGGACTGGTCCCCTCCGGTTTCCTAAACCGGGGCAGAGTACATCTCCAGGTAGACGGCCTTGGGATCCTCATTGGGCAGGATGGCCCGAGGTAGCAGGCGGAAAGAGGAGTCCGCAAACTTGGTCTACCAGAACTAGGCGAGTagctccatcgtcatcttccgagCGGCTGACTGGACGGCTGTCTCGGTGAGTACGCCGAAGCTGTAGAccatcttgccctcgaagtcGGGCACTGCGGGGTCTGGCAAGACGACGAGCGTGGCGATCTTGGAGTAGTATGGGGGAGCGGTGGTCGACTTCAGGGAGAGCTTGATGTAGGCCAGGTCGATGCCGATGTGCTCCACCACACGCTCGAACCACTTGAAGACACCCTTCTAGTGGTACTCCGCGTACAGCTCGAGGTCGTGGGTCACACTCTCCATCGCAGTTGCCATCGCGGTTGCTACCCTGCGTAGGAACGTGAGAATTGAGTCAGCGTAGGTAAGAGAGTAACTCAAGAGTGGAGGGAAACTGAGTCAAGGTATCGATGAAAAATAGTCCAAGGTATTATAGTAAGTGGATAGAATCGTATAGATTTCCCTAGGTCTACCGACCATGTCTAAGGCTCGTGCTATGgtcaagcatggctctgataccaactgaaatgAACTGGATTCCCGAATCGAGGAATCTGACTCCCTatatcgtcgtgatagtccctggatcaagcgctatcacatacagaactcatttcatgcataatatcacagtcatactcattgTGAGGTCAAacatgggtttaattattacataaatccaaaggatctgtattatggaatttattacaagcctctcagctagatcgaacaagcagaaggcgcaaagcggtagctaggtcttcggccgtccttcATCATCgggaacctcctccacaggcgacttgagcgtagctcgggcctcagtcgtaccatccgtcgtcgttggggtcgaattctggatcggatcctgcatcgtaccaggctatccccaaggaatgggataggttcacatcaccatctgtatgcaagctttttgtggtctatactacggatgtaacagagttcaagaggtaaagctagggggtttccctatgcatgcaatataatatatataagaaCACACATCCCCTTACATTCCCGactcgggctcttccggcattccggactcccggtcacacacaccttccaaaaccaccaagtcgatgcgaggcctccctctcctcgcatctcaactgccccctggcaggataatattctagagggaggtagaagtcacaagtaacactaactaataagagcaacagaggagtagggatgtccataaccgaggacgcggctatacgtatagttttcaccctgcaggggttgtacacctggacccactcgaatcgacactagccggagatcagctgactaatatacgaaacaccggtctactgaaacgaaaataggagccacggcaccatccggctttcccaggtctgggcgcatcctcccgcgagaggtcgccccgggactgtgaagcctcccatgcgtctcagggaacgtgaggtcagcacccccttcccctgcaccgatactcgatcctcctaccggcttggtactgCGCTTGCTAactccggaccgggcccaccctcataatgggtaagtggtgtgcacgcatAACAAATTCCCACAaatcatggttactctcacccggtccttaactgccgaagcgggcatcttcgtcaaagcgtatccaccacggtggtccgcgactgcacccttaacgggtgcctgAAACACCTCAAAAATGTAACCAAGcggtacccgccacaggtactccgtagggtatgccaagatacacaccccaagccctctaTCCAAGATCGAGTTAgtttgcccactcccggctaaatcctagtcaccaactcctgaagagaaccacttcacacacgccaagactatccatccatttcccacacatacacatttaaggatttacaaggcatttcatataatagGCGAGTAAGATAGGTTGGCATGGAGCAAGATATATGAaataggccatgcaggttcatctcgataTAAGTACACATATAGCgctagcatatctacaagcaaatgcctaataggaaTTTAAATCATAGacgggcgtgaacctggcgtctcttcgaagtcctcctgagccttcgggtagtcctggtcgtcggtcaactcctcgcggtcgggtcctattcgtaaatatgagtaagagtagggactaaagtgcaaatatgcacaaaactctgcaaataagatccaaatcaccacaaaacctactctaacgggtggttcatgattttagaagaattatggaactggtttcataattttcggaggtccggttgatttattatgaattttctaagggaAAATCTATTTCTggaattaataaaagaatttcggaaaagaaaatcaccaaacagtgacacgtggcagcaccagggcgtgccacatggcatgctgatgtcagcatgacATCAGCATGACGTCATAAGGGGGGTCCGGgtatgctgacgtcagcagtgggccctgctgacgtcagcgttgatcggtcaacggtcaacggtcaaggtgGGGTCTGCAGTCAACGGGCCCCACCGGCCAGCCTCATCCTGAGGTTGACAGACGGGCCCCACGGGTCAGGCCAggtaaaataaaaagaaaagggTCCGGTTTTTCATTGGGCTCAAAAAGGGGGTTGGGCCGGCTCGGTTGGCCCAAAAAGTCTCGGCTCGGCTCGCGgttcagctcggcctgcggctcagcaggccggctcgggcaggTGGGCTAGCTGGGCGCGTAGAACGGCTCGGCTTGATTCCTTCGCAGGCCGGCTTCTCTCCTCTTTCCGCGGGCTGGGccttctcccttctcctcctcgcgggccggcggcctcctcttcttcttctccttctccacGCTGGCTTCTCCCGCCTTtgtcctcctcccttctctctgaCAGCTCGATCCCACTGGTCGGTCCCCGCGGGATCTGGTGCGGCGGGTTGGATCCGGTGCGGTAGATGGGCGTGTACGTGTGCGTGTGAGCGCCGTGGTGCGCGCGCGGCTGTGGGCGCCCGAAGGGTGCTCGGGGGAATGCCTCAACGgcatggccgcgacgcgaacgcgacgtcgcggtcgcATCGTGGGGGTGGACGcgcacggcgaggccgtggcgcAGGCGTGTCGAGGCAAGGCTGGGTGCGGTCTGGGCCCggtgcacgcacgcgcgcgagtCCTGGTttcccagggccgcggcgtgggcgtgccgtgcgcggggcgccggcatcccgggcccgcggcacgacgcggcggcggtgaggcgaCGGCGGTAGCGGGGAAATGGCGGCACATCGGGCTCCTACAAGaaaagacggcacggcggccggagagGGATGGGGGTCCTACGGCCGGGCTACGGATAGCTCATCAGCGTCGCCGGCAGCAGAGGGGAAAGGAagggcaacggcggcggcgtggctcaCCGGCGGGGCTGGAGCAGAGGGTGCTCGGGGCAGCGGTGAGGCGAGGCCGGTGGGTCGGGGCCGTGCAGGAAGAACCGCGGGGTTGATGTCGTCGTACGGGTCGCCGGCCAGGTGGAGCTCCGGTGGTGGCGTcgtccttctcctcctcgcgcagctcctgctcctcccccctctcttccctgcgctgctcctcctcctctccctctctcgggtgtggcggcggcggaagggaaaCAGGGGTGCTGGTGGCTAGGGTTACGGCGGCGGCTGTGGGGGTCCTTATACACGGCGCCGGGGCTCGTGTGCGGTCGCGGCCGGGGCTTTTTGGCATCCGCgccgggacgcgtggcggcatcgccgcgcggctagggttagggttcgcgGCGCGGGCTGTCGGGGTGCGGGGAAGGGCGCGCGCTGCGGTTGCGCTGCGCTGTCGCGGAGCGAAGACTGGCGCGCGCGGCTGGCAGGTGACGCGagggagcggggccgcggcgggggaagaaaaaggggaaaagagaggtaGGCGGTTGTGGGTTTTGTCGCGGAGCGGTGacgcggcggaggcgagcgagcgGGAGAAGACCGGGGTCGCGGGTGTCGGGAGTTATGGGAAAGCCGACGGGTGgggcccgcccgtcagctgccctGGGCGGAAGGAAGGAAGAGGTCGCGACGCTTCGCGATGATGGGTTGGGTCGCGGTGCTGAGCCGGCTCGCGCGGGCTGGCGCGCGTGcgggaaaagaaaggaagaaggGGAGAAGGTGGGCTGGGCCGGGGCTACGTGGGctggctgtgacactcaggtaattagcttggtcacacattagagttttggtatgcttatatgttttaagtatggtaaatgtgtattttatgtatgcaatgctatggaagaagggatgtttatgtaatgaatattaactaaaggtccttttatgcaaaatggatggagatggggtaagagtttaaaaagcataagggttagtttgcaaaagtgatatctgtggttaaattgcaaaaatatatatgaaattaccatagggtatatgtgtaaaagtaactttacttatggatttacataaaatatgaaattattactaagtctatattatctccaaaactattgctcaaatgcagatgaaccttaaagagaagttgtagagtttgaaaaaccatgcacttttgctttttggaccatcttcatt is drawn from Panicum hallii strain FIL2 unplaced genomic scaffold, PHallii_v3.1 scaffold_59, whole genome shotgun sequence and contains these coding sequences:
- the LOC112878607 gene encoding uncharacterized protein LOC112878607 translates to MVHTTGSYLNDLDHLAVNLSSESEQLHQGFYDSVRHIHVLQHEIQVWNQIYTAARVEAHRSKVCYMEANLMRQTETQLEGTAKSWWDSYCDSHHDPAHISWEEFARAFREQHVPRQVMIQKAQEFRTMTQGTMKVEEYERHFTKMMRYAADDTNTEEKKQFWFLRGLHHGIRQIVTGCEYPSLHSLVNRAIAVERERLGWEDRQRNKKLQTDHQVRDRPFQKARNAPPLPPRSGFRPGSSQPSRNCGGGGNHYSGNRTHGGQNQGGGNYHRQQPAQRTNSGSTPFVCFTCNKPGHKSYECPEKKTSTPARALGSAGRPAQAPRSADRGRLTHLTEEEARDAPDVVTGLPPDRDVEFMIDLVPGTAPIAKRPYRMSAEELTELKNQLKDLLDKQYIRPSASPWGSPMLFVRKKDGTMSKIDLRSGYHQMKIRECDIPKTAFVTRYGQYEFTVVSFGLTNAPAYFMNMMNNVTFL